In the Alligator mississippiensis isolate rAllMis1 chromosome 7, rAllMis1, whole genome shotgun sequence genome, one interval contains:
- the GNB4 gene encoding guanine nucleotide-binding protein subunit beta-4, which produces MSELEQLRQEAEQLRNQIRDARKACSDTTLAQITTSLDSVGRIQMRTRRTLRGHLAKIYAMHWGSDSRLLVSASQDGKLIIWDSYTTNKMHAIPLRSSWVMTCAYAPSGNYVACGGLDNICSIYNLKTREGNVRVSRELPGHTGYLSCCRFLDDNQIVTSSGDTTCALWDIETGQQTTTFTGHTGDVMSLSLSPDMRTFVSGACDASSKLWDIRDGMCRQSFTGHVSDINAVCFFPNGHAFATGSDDATCRLFDLRADQELMMYSHDNIICGITSVAFSKSGRLLLAGYDDFNCNVWDTLKGERAGVLAGHDNRVSCLGVTDDGMAVATGSWDSFLRIWN; this is translated from the exons gATGCCAGAAAAGCATGTAGTGACACAACTCTTGCTCAG ATCACCACAAGTCTGGACTCAGTGGGGCGAATCCAAATGCGAACAAGGCGTACGCTGAGAGGTCACTTAGCTAAAATCTATGCTATGCACTGGGGATCTGATTCAAG GCTACTAGTCAGCGCTTCCCAAGATGGAAAATTAATTATTTGGGATAGTTATACAACAAATAAG ATGCATGCCATTCCCTTGAGATCTTCCTGGGTAATGACTTGTGCGTATGCACCTTCTGGCAATTACGTCGCCTGTGGTGGATTGGACAACATCTGCTCCATATACAATTTGAAAACCAGAGAGGGCAACGTGAGAGTGAGCAGAGAGTTGCCGGGGCACACAG GATACCTGTCTTGCTGTCGTTTTCTAGATGACAACCAAATTGTCACAAGCTCAGGAGATACCACCTG TGCTCTATGGGATATTGAAACTGGTCAACAGACAACCACATTCACAGGGCACACTGGTGATGTCATGAGTCTATCTCTCAGTCCAGACATGAGGACTTTTGTTTCGGGTGCCTGTGATGCCTCTTCCAAGCTTTGGGATATTCGAGATGGGATGTGCAGGCAGTCTTTCACGGGGCATGTGTCCGACATTAACGCAGTTTGT TTCTTTCCCAATGGGCACGCATTTGCTACTGGGTCTGATGATGCCACTTGTCGACTTTTTGACCTGCGTGCAGATCAGGAGTTAATGATGTATTCTCATGACAACATCATCTGTGGAATCACTTCTGTAGCCTTCTCAAAAAGTGGCCGCCTTTTGCTAGCAGGTTATGATGATTTCAACTGCAACGTGTGGGATACTTTAAAGGGGGAGAGAGCAG GTGTCCTTGCTGGTCATGACAACCGTGTCAGCTGTTTAGGTGTTACTGATGATGGCATGGCTGTAGCTACAGGGTCTTGGGACAGTTTTCTCAGAATCTGGAATTAA